The genomic interval CCCTGGAATCGTCGTCGCAATGGAACCCATCGGCCCACGGACTTCCACCGGTGCATCAGGCTTGGGATCAAAGGTTTCCAGATGACTGGGGCCACCATCAAGCCAAATCAAAATGCATGACTTGGCAAAAGTCTTCCTTGTCAAATCATCCGCACGCACTGATTGCGGTGACAAGAGTGGTCCCAGGCCGACACTCAATGCTGACATTCCTAGCGTCGAGATTCCGCCCCATCGCAACGCGTCTCGACGCGAGAAAGCAACGGGCGTGTGGCCCAGAAATTTGTTGCAGGAATGTCGCATGGAGGCACTTCGAAAGGCGGCAGGAAAATATAGTCGGTGTAGCAAGAAACCATCTGGCTAGGCATACTGCATCTCTGGATTCTTGATGCATGATGTAGCTCGCATACTGGCAACAGCAATGCTGCCCCGACACCTCCCCCAATCTAGCGTAATGGTACCCTTGATGTCCAAGATTAACCTGGCGGTTTTAATTGTGATTGCCGCCTGTTCCCTCGCAAACGCCCAATCCCCGGCAAACGCCCAGTCCCCGGCCAGCAACCAGTCCCCGGCCAGCAACCAACGCTTTGAACTGACCGCTCGGGCCAGCGAAATCGATGTGCGTGCCGGCCAGCACCCCGAACTCGGGTATGTCTTTGCTGACGACAAAGGCAAACCGCAGGACATCCAGCACGCGGTAGTCGATACCCGCGTACGGTCACGCGGCCAACTCGTGATTTGGTTGATGGGTCACAACCAAGGTCTCTTTGAGCGACTTTCGGGCTACGGATTGCACGCGATTCAGCCTCACTATGCGAACCGGTGGTTTGGGTTGATCGATGCGACCGCACGTGATGACGGAACGACGTTGGGCCAAGTCCGCTTGGAAGCGGCCACCGGAGAAGACTTCAGTCCATTGGTCGACATTCCTCAGCCGGATGGATTGAAACACCGCTCGTTGCAGTTCGTCAAATGGCTGGCGAAAAAGAATCCCGAAGGCAACTGGCAGCAATTCTTGAACGCAGACCAAAGCGATCTGCTGTGGGACAAAGTCATCTTGAGCGGCAGTTCGCACGGCAGCACGACGGCGGCGCGTTTTGCGAAACACCAACGAGTCGCACGAGTCGTCATGTTCTGCGGCCCTCGCGACCAACTGGATGACTGGCAAGGATTTCCGTCGGCGACACCGGAGAATCGCTACTTCGGTTTCTCCCATGTCCTGGACGGCGGCTGGACCGGAGACCACTACTGTCGATCGTGGCTGATGCTGGGCTTGGCCAAGTTCGGTCCGCTGGTGGACGTCGACGAAACCAAACCTCCGTACAAACGCTCGCGTCGCCTGATCACCGCAGGCGATGTCGGTGGCAATGACAAGCGAGCCCATAGCTCGGTCACGCCAGGAGGTTCTGCCATCAAAGACGCCAAGGGCACGTACGCCCACGAAGCGGTCTGGCGTTATCTATTCACCCACCCGGTCGATCAAGTCGGCTTGAGCGTCGAGCCCGAATCTGATTGCACCATGGACCTGCGGAAAAAGCCAAGCAAACGATGAGCAATCATTGACCGGCTTCATTCGTAGGTCATGCTCGGAATGTGAAGTTTATTGCTGACGTCTTTGATTACCCGTCTGTATGGGTACTGATTCGTGAGAGCGAAATTGGATCCCGCGAGGGATCGCAGAAGGTAGCCACGGGTCGCCGAAGGCGCACCCGTGGTATGCGACGACCATGTTGAATCGACCCCGAAGGATGTCGCAGACTTCTCAGAATCTGGGCTGCGACCGCCTCCGGGGTCGGTTCTCGTCAGACCGAATGTACCGGCGATGATCGCTGCGCTCTATCGCCGGCTACCGTCTGTGACCGCTTCACGGTCATATGCAGCAACAATACTTTTCACGTTCCCTGCATGACAAAATACGGTTCGCCCAACCTCACGACCAATGTCCTCAATCCGGAAAACACCTTGGTGTATCTGCTGCGATCAGATCGTGGCGAACGCATGGCGTCATGCAGAGCATGACCTACCAGAACCTTACCTACAGAATTCACTCAACTGATACGCCGGGTGACAAATCCTGCGAGTAGCTCTTCAGTGCCACCAACGCTTGATCCAACTCTCCGTCAGCGATCAGGCGGACAACTTGATCAAGCGATTCGGCATCGACCTTGCCCGATCGCCGCAATTGAAACAAACGAAAAGGAAATCGCAGATGGGATTCTTGCGATAGAAATTTCGCATCACGTCCGCGGCGAGCTGATTGGATGATTTCCAGATCTCGGTACCCGAATTCGTGGCTCGGCTCAATCTGAGTTCCTTCGCCCCAATCGTTCCAAGTGGCGACTTGGACGATCTCCGAACGCGAATCCAGTGCCCATTTTAAGGTGCTTCGTAGAGTCTTTGCGTCATTGTCTTCGATCCGTCCATAGCCTTCGTTCACTCCGGCTTGGGCGTAGATGTCGACGAAGCGAGGAAACACGACGGGGATTTGGTGCTGCCATTGCCTGCCCTGTTGCGTGAATCGCTGTGAACGCTCAACCCCTTGCGAGGGCACCGGCCAATCGAATGCACCGACAGCAGACGTGCGGCGATCGTGTTCGCTGAAATAGGCAACCGGTTGGGACAGTTGGCCCAAGCACTGGGTCCATTGTTCGTCACTCAAACCCGCGTGGCCGAACGACAGCAGGACCGGCTTGTCATCAAGCCGTACATAGCTGCCACTCCGGAACCAATACTTGCCCAGCCAATTCAACTCCGACACCACGTGGGCAACCTGTTCGCCCTCGGCAAGTTGGCCGCCGGCAACCAGCGCGGGAATCGTTTGATCTTCGTAGCAAATCACGAACTTCATCCCCAAACGCTCGACCTGTTGAATCAAACGATAGGTGTTGGTGTTCAGGACGGCGTAGTCGCGATACTGAGTCTGCCCATACCAATCGACGATGACACCATCGATGCCCGCCAGCTTCATCAGCAGCAGGTGGTACTCGATGACCTGCGGATCGCCCGAGTCATAGGGGCCGATCAGCGGATAAAAAGCGGACGCGATCTGCCGTTTGCCTTCGGATCGTTTGTTGGGATCGAAGTGGTCCATGGTCCAGTGCCAGCCCCACACGGCAGGTTTCGCCTGAGTCGCCGGTTGGATGGTGTACCACGGCATGTAGTGAGCCAAAATCAATGGCCGCCGCGTGACCTGGGATCGGGAACTCGGTTCGTCCGCTTCGATACACTGGACCAGCAAAAAGCAAACCAACGACACCCCCAACAAACAGAGACGCAACTGTCCAGAGACTCTGTTGACTGTGATTGATTCGAACACGATCGGCAGCATGATTTTTCCAAATGCAATCGATACTTGACGCTACACAACTTCCCCTTTGGACCCTACGCTGTGAAGCATTGTAATTGCTGAAACACGGGACATATCAGCCCGAATCGCGGGCGAGTGAGTGAGTCGCCAAATTCACTCGCCTACGCTTCGTGCCGGCATCTTGGACTGTCAAAAAGCTTCACAAGGGTGCCGCCTGGGGATTGGGAAATGCTCAGGATCTGCTCTACTGCTCCCCATCGGGCTGCAGTCAGTCGATCCGTTGGCAGTCCCCACATCCGTGTTCTGAGGCAGATCCGTTGACTTTTTGTGTAGGCATTCAAGTTCGCGAAGGCATCGTCGCGCTTGCGGACACACGCATTGTTCGCGGTAGCGAACAAGTCAATAAACAAAAGCTGGCGCACTTTCAACATGCCCACGGTGCACTGTTCACCATGACCAGCGGGCTGCGGTCCGTTCGTGACAAGACGCTCGTCTACGTGGAGGAAACCCTGCGTCAAACCAATCCGGTGCAAGATCGTCTGTACCAATTCGTGAATCTCTTTGGCGACCAGCTTCGTCGCGTCAAGCTCGAGGACGGACCGTCGCTCAGCGCAACCGGCCACGCGTTCAATTTGCACGCGATCATCGGTGGCTGTTTGACGTCGGATCAGCAGCCGCAGTTGTTTTATGTTTACCCAGAAGGCAACTGGGTGGAGGCCGCAGTGGACTCGCCGTACTTCATGATCGGACGGACGTACTATGGCAAACCGATCTTGGATCGCTTGCTGACATATGAGACCCCGTTGCGATCGGCCATTGCACTGGCCCTGCTCGCCTTTGACGCCACACGAACGAGCGTCACGGATGTGGATTGGCCGATCGATATCGCCGTCATCGCAGCAGGCTCTCGAGATCCTGTGATCCAGAGATACACCGAGGCGGATCTTCAGCAGACCACACAGTGGTGGACACAAGTCTTGAGCGATTCACTTGGTTCCATGCCAATGCAGTGGGCTGATGGCCTGCTGCCACCTTCACCACCGACACAGCTATGACTCAGATTTTGGTGGGTAGCCAGTTGAGCTACCAAGTGATGCAGGAAACCACTTTTTTGCTGCACATCTCCGCGAGCGAAACGTCACGTCAAGTGATCGAGCACGAGTCCCTCGAGTTCACGCCGCCATTGGACGTGGAAATTTGCCAAGTCGGCCAGGAAGGCAATCGGCTGCATCGAATCGTCGTCCAACCTTGTGAACTGAATATCACGTATCAAGCGACGGTGGACTTGAAGCCTCAGGTTGATCAAGCCATCAATGTGGGCGAGATGTCCGCATCTAGAATGCCTGGCGATGTACTGCCCTACCTCAACCCCAGTCGCTACTGCGAAAGTGACCTGCTGGGGCGATTTGCGTTCGAAGAGTTCGGGCAATTGGATCGCGGCTATTCTCGCGTCCGGGCGATCAGTGATTGGGTACACCGACACTTGCGATACACATCCGGCAGCACCAATGCGACGACCACCGCGGCCGACGTATTGCTGCAACGCACCGGGGTCTGTCGCGACTACGCCCATTTGGCGATCGCGTTGTGCCGAGGCGTCGGCATCCCCGCCAGGTATGTGGCGGGCTACGCCGTCGATCTGCAACCACCGGATTTTCATGGGTTCATGGAAGCCTTTCTGGACGGCCGTTGGTACTTGTTCGATCCGACCAAACTGGCCAAGACAACTCAATTGATTCGCATCGGAACGGGACGCGATGCCGCCGACGTCGCCTTCGCCACCATTTCCGGAAACGCCGTCCTGACGCACAAAAGTGTCTGGGCAAATCTGTTCAGCGACACAACCAACTCATCTGGAACCGATGACGGGTCGGCCGTCTCAACCGCCTGAGGAATGCCTCCGCACGACATTTCGAAGGGAAAGCGTCAATGATTCCAGACGACTATCCCCGTGATCGCAGACGCTCTTGAAGAGATGCTTGAAGTTGCGTCAACGCTTCGTCACTCATCGTCGACAGTAAGTCAGCAGGTGATTCGGGCTCATTGAGCAGCCCCTGCAGCAACTGGATTTTCCCCTGAATCCTGCCGCGCGCCTCACCGATTTCTTTTCCGATTTCTGTGCCGATTTCTTTTCCGCGCGCCTCAGCAGCTTCGAGACGGGATTGCTCGTCTCGCTGCAGTTTTAAGCGTGCTTCGTAAAGGGCACGGTCATCGGGGGAACGCGATATCATTTCAAGGACCCTTGCGGCTTCGGTAAAAACGGGATCAACCAGTCGAGATGTTAGTTCGTCTCCCGTCAGGTAGGCGGCACGACGAAAAAAGTACACCCATTGTTCGAGTGGATCTTGGACGACGATATTATCGCCCGGTGGAGTGTATTTGGGCAACTCTAAAAGATGCACTTGCAGGGCATCCGAGAGCGTCAACGCCGGGCTTTGGCTACGGAGCCGGAAGTCAAGGTGCAAATCGGGAACCTCTTGGAACAGAATGCCGTCCAAAACGCTGATTCCGATCGATGGCATCAGATTGGCGTAGCGGGCACCCTCACGCAGTTGCGTCACATACTGGGATGCCGCGTAGAAAATCAACCGATTGGCCAGTTCACCGGGCAGGCTGGTTTGCATCTCGATGTCCAGCAATCGACCTTGGTCGTCGGTTGCCTTCACATCCAAAATCGATAATTTGTCATCCTCAAAATCCTTCTCGTTGAATGGATTGAGAATCTCGACACTTTTGATCAGCGGATCACCGCCCAAAACGGAGTTCAAGAAGTGAATCGTGATCTCGGGATGATCCCGACTACCGAGCAGCTTCTTAAACGCGAAGGCGACTTTGGGATCGATTCCAATGGCCATGGGCGGTTGATCCATCAACAGGATGCGGTTGGGGAACGTCATGAGGTTATCCGATTGTCGCTCCCCCGTCACCAAGCCTGCCCTACGGTGACAACTCACCGTCGCTAAACTTCAGTGGTTGGATTTCAGAAATCACCTCGCAGGGATCATTTCGATCTCCACCACTTTGGATCTCGTCCCACAGGGCTTCGCTGCACTGGATCTCGCTCAAGTGCAGCGTGTCGGTGATCCGTACCCAACGGATCTGATCGGTGGTGCCTCCGAACTGTGACCTCGCGGCCAACAAGGCAGCTTCGTCCGTCTCAAAGGTGACCGGAATCGCGCCAGCGGTAACATGGCCACTGACCAAACAGTTGACGCGTGTCTTGTCTCGATCCATCGCATCGACGACACGCTGGTGTGTGTACTCAGCGATCCCGATCCCGGCTGCGTTTCCCGCCGTCGATCGGGTCAGAGAGCGAACGTAGATTTCACGAATCTTGGGGAACTCGTCCGGCATCGCGACTTTGTCATTGGCCTTGCGACCGATGATATTTGTGTCCATGCCCGTGCCGCTGATCTCTTTGCCGATCTGATCCACGATCAGCAAATCCAGTTTGTCAAATGGCAACCGTGGCATCCATTGGATCGCTTTGGGCAACAACTCAGGCTCTCTTTGCAGAAATTGATCTCCCGGCACGGCTTCGATCCAAGCCGTCTCATCGTAAGCGTCTTCGATCAACGCCAAGCCGAATGCGACATTGATCGATTGGCAAATGGTGGTAACGATCTCGGAGGCAACGCGATCCAGCTGGTAGTCGAATGCAGAGAAAGCGTGGTGAAACGCCGCCGCACCGGTGTGCTTGCCCAATCCGATCATTAACATCTTGCACAATCCACTTTGCAACGTGCCCGTCAGTCTTGTGTGCGGTTTGATCCGGTTGATCAAGACGACGTGATCGGCAGCAGCAGCATTGGCATCGATATGCAGCGGGATGCCACCCTCTGTTTCCCCCAAAAAGACAGTGTCCATGCTCGATCGAATCTGACACTGCACGAACGCTTCATCGACCCCCAAACTTCCCAACACTCCTACCTGGCCTTGCGCGGTCGCCCCACCGTGGCTGCCCATCGCGGGCACAATGAACGGATCTGCACCCAAACCGCGCAGACACCGGACGGTCGTGGCCACAATCGGCTGAAGATTGGCAATGCCACGACTGCCCACTCCGATGGCGACGCTTTGCCCCGGACGAATCAACGATGCGGCCGGCGAGTTTGCTATAGCGTCGATCGTCGCCTGTTGGACATTCGGCAGGGCGCGTGACTGAAAATGCTGCCGCACGCGAAAAAACGAAGGGAGAATTTGCATGGAAGTCAACGAAGTGTCAGTGGGTTGATGTTCAAGTCCGGGCGTGAGCGTCGCAGTTGGTCCAAACCCGCTTCGCTGACCTGCGTTCGCTGCAAATCCACCGACTGCAGCCGTTTCATCTTCGCAATGGAGCTGATGCTGCGATCCGTGATCGGACAACCGGTCAGCCACAGCACTTGCAAGTCAGCAGAAGCCCCCAACGTATCGACGACATCGTCATTGATACGAGTGAAGCTCAAGTCGACTTCCTCCAATCGCCTCGCCTGCGTCAACCAGTCGCGAATCGATTCGTCCGTACGAGTGGCTTCCAAAGACAACTGGGTCAACAACGTCGGGGCAGGCAGTATCCGAGCGACATCATGAGCGTCGATCGGCAATCGTGAAAGGTCCAGCCAGTTCAATTGCTGCGACGGAGGAACAGTCGCCAGCCCCTCACCTGTAACATCGCACTGCGCCAAACACAGTTGTCGCAACGGACGTTTGACGGGGTTGGCAGCAAGCAACGCGTCGTCGACCCGCAAGAACCTCACGAAACCCGCATCAACATCTGGCAGCTCGTCGGAGCCGGGTAGCTCGACTCGAACTCGGTAGAGACTCGCCAACTGACGATACAACCACTGCCGATTCGTCGTCACCGAGGAGTCCATCAAGTGATGCGTTTGAGCGATCGCGTGCGCGTACCATCTCGCCAAGTCATCACGCTGCTGAGCGGCAACTCGCCCATCGGCGGCCAGTTCACGGATGGGCATCACGTCTTGATTGACCAACGAGCGAAAGCGTGCGAATTGCAATCGAGGTGAATCCCAACCTCCGACCGTTGCCTCGTGTGATCCAAAGTGCAAGGATTCACAATACCCCGCGATTCCTTCCACCAGCCAAAAACCGGCTTGCTCACCAGGCATGTCACCTCCAAGTCCCGACCGTGTGGCTTCGCGAAACAGTTGGTGAACCATCTCGTGCCGCCGCGTTGCCGCATCGTCGGCATGTTCATCTTGGATCGACCCGGCAAAGAAGAATGCGGTCTGACGTTCGTCGTTGTAGAAACCCGTTGAACGTTCGATCCCTGGAATGACTTGACCCAGCGTCTGCTGATACTCCGCGGCATCACGAAACAGAACCACACGCAATTTCCTGCGTACGGTGAGACGCTTGGGGTTGTTCTGCAGATACTCTCCGACATCGGCATCAGGGGGCATCCCCGATAGCGCCGCGGTGACCTGCCCGCTCGCTTCCCAGAGCGGAAAGAACATTTGGGTCCACACCCAATAGCATCGTTCCAAATCCTCTGCGACACGGCGGCCGCTCGCTGCGTCAGCATGGCTGTACACGGTCAAGTGCGGCGTGTCGATTTGCTGATAAGTTCCCGCTCGCCAGCCGATCCAACTCGGTGCCGAACGGCCTCGGATGGATCTGATCGCCACCGTGTTTCCATCGGCGGTGGAAAGCGGCAGCGTCAAGAAGCGGCGAATGTCGGCGTTGGTCGGATCGGCATGATGGGCTCGCCAGACACGCAAATAGTTGGACCAACCAGGAATCGGATCCGCGAAACGCAACTCGGGGGTATTGAGGATGGTCGAGGCATCACGCGGCTGAGCATCGGCCGCCAGAGGCAAAAGACATGCGGTCCGGTCAAAGACGCGATCCGCTGCTTGGACCACCCCGACAGACAGGGTTGCAGCGAAAGCGATTGCGACAAGACAGGCTGGGACGCAGAATCGCAGCATGCAATTTGCAAACAAGAATGGGCGGGTACGGGAAAGGGACATTTGGAAAATGATGACGGAACCATGGCGACGAGAGTTTTCCTCAGTTCTTCAGTTTAGTGCAAAACGATACGTTCAGAGCCCTGGGAATGCCAGTGAAGAGGTGGAACCTGCCGGTTTTCAGCTCCCGTTGGTGTTATTGGACGACCAGTGCACTTAGACTGGAAGTCGTAACCCCGAACTCAGTTTGGCTACCAGCACGACGCGCAAGCGAGTGATTCATGGCGTTTTGATTCACTCGCGTGCGCTTCGTGCTGGTATTCGCATCTTTCCCCTTCCTTTCACCGCCACAACTTTCCATGCGTTTGCTTGCCGTTACTTTTTTGATCTTGCTCTCCGCCACGACCTTTGCGGCGGAACGAAACGTGATCTTTTTCATCACAGACGACGAAAGCCCCACACTGGGCTGCTACGGAGATACCGCGGCGGCCACTCCCGCCATCGACGCGATTGCGGCAGACGGAGTTTTGTTCCGCAATGCCTTTGCCACCACCGCGTCTTGCAGCGCCAGTCGGAGCGTCGTGATGAGCGGCCTACACAATCATCGCAACGGACAGTACGGCCACCAACACCACTATCACAAGTTTGCATCGTTTCACGACGTGGTCAGTTTGGCACTTCCACGCGTGATGTCGCGAGCCGGCTATCGCACGGGACACATCGGCAAATATCACGTCGCGCCCGAGACCGTGTTTCAATTCGATACCTATCTCAAAGGCAACGGGCGCAACGCGGTGGAGATGGCTGATGCGAGCAAAGCGTTCATCACAGCGAATGATGACAAGCCGTTCTTTCTGTATTTCGGTACGGCGGACCCGCACCGCGGTGGAGGCGTTGACGCCACCAGCGACAGCGAGCTGAAACCCAACTTGTTCGGAAACAAGCCCAATCGGGGTTCGTATCCTGGGGTCGACGAAGTCTTCTTTGATCCAGCCGATGTGATCGTGCCGCCATTCTTGCCGGACACCAAAGAAACGCGTGAAGAACTCGCTCAATATTACCAGTCATGCGCACGTGTCGACGCAGGCGTGGCTCGCCTCGTCGAAATCCTGAAAGCGGCTGACTTGTACGACAAGACCATGATCGTTTTTACCAGCGATCACGGCATGGCATTCGCCGGCGGCAAAACGACCGTCTACGAAGGCGGCTTGCGAGTCCCCTTCATCGTTCGTGATCCGTATCAGAAAACACGTGGAGTACAAACCGATGCAATGATCAGCCACGTCGACATCACACCGAGCCTACTGGATTTCGCAGGAGGCCTGAACACCAAAAAGAATTGCCCTAAAGACATGCTCGACCCCGATGCGTTCTGGAAAGAACGCGACGAAGCAGTCAAGGACAACCGAAACGGCAACAAGGCGTTTCGTTCTTATCAAGGCAAGTCATGGATGCATGTGCTGGCTGATCCCGAAGCAGAACATCACGAAACCATTTTCGCGTCCCACACGTTTCACGAGATTCAAATGTACTATCCGATGCGAGTCGTTCGAGACAAACAGTACAAATTGATTTGGAACATTGCCCACCCGCTGCCCTTTCCCTTTGCCTCCGATCTGTGGAGCGCGAGCAGTTGGCAGGCCCAGTTGGCCAAAGGCAACGACGCACCCTACGGCGAAATGACCGTCGGCCGCTACGTCCAGCGACCCGAGTTCGAACTGTACGACATGCAAGCCGATCCGAACGAGTCAAACAACCTCGCCGAAAGCATGGGGCATAAGGATGTTTTGCAGGAGTATCAGGACAAGCTCAAGACGATGCAGAAGGAATTGGACGATCCCTGGATCATGAAATGGGACTACGAGTGATCGCTAAACGCTAGCAATCTCAATTTCTCTGGATCGCAGCGAGAGATTTCTCTATGGTCGCGATTGGTCAGTCACTGGGCTGACGATTCGCAGGTCAGAGAGGGAAATCATGTCGTTGTTGGCCAGAATCTTGCGTGCCGCTCATTGTCGCAGCACACACCATTATTTCGCGATCGATGCCCTGCAGTGTGTCCAAACGGACAAGGGCCGTGCATTGGCGGATCTGCTGCTGACTCACTACGCCGGCTACTTGCTCGGCGCTAAAGATCCCGACACGCGATTCCGTGATTTCCAAAACCACGTCGTACATGTCTCGGATCGCCACTGGGGCGGCGCTCCCAAGAAAGCCGCCCATTGGGCCGATGAAGCGATCGAGTGCCTTGACGAAGAGTGCTGGGAGGATGCTGCCTACTCGATCGGTGTCCTGTCGCACTACTTCACCGATCCGTTGATGCCGTTACATACCGCATCGAGCGATGCCGAAACAGTCGTCCATCGTCCGATGGAATGGAGCGTTTGTAAATCATATGAGGCAATTTATTCGCGTTGGCGAGACTCGCAATATCAAACCGTGTTTCCTTTGACGAATAAGTCATCGATGTTGAGCGGTTCGGATTGGGTTCGCGACGCGGTGATCCAAGCCGCCGAACTTTCG from Stieleria varia carries:
- a CDS encoding BPSS1187 family protein, with amino-acid sequence MSKINLAVLIVIAACSLANAQSPANAQSPASNQSPASNQRFELTARASEIDVRAGQHPELGYVFADDKGKPQDIQHAVVDTRVRSRGQLVIWLMGHNQGLFERLSGYGLHAIQPHYANRWFGLIDATARDDGTTLGQVRLEAATGEDFSPLVDIPQPDGLKHRSLQFVKWLAKKNPEGNWQQFLNADQSDLLWDKVILSGSSHGSTTAARFAKHQRVARVVMFCGPRDQLDDWQGFPSATPENRYFGFSHVLDGGWTGDHYCRSWLMLGLAKFGPLVDVDETKPPYKRSRRLITAGDVGGNDKRAHSSVTPGGSAIKDAKGTYAHEAVWRYLFTHPVDQVGLSVEPESDCTMDLRKKPSKR
- a CDS encoding glycoside hydrolase family 71/99-like protein; protein product: MLPIVFESITVNRVSGQLRLCLLGVSLVCFLLVQCIEADEPSSRSQVTRRPLILAHYMPWYTIQPATQAKPAVWGWHWTMDHFDPNKRSEGKRQIASAFYPLIGPYDSGDPQVIEYHLLLMKLAGIDGVIVDWYGQTQYRDYAVLNTNTYRLIQQVERLGMKFVICYEDQTIPALVAGGQLAEGEQVAHVVSELNWLGKYWFRSGSYVRLDDKPVLLSFGHAGLSDEQWTQCLGQLSQPVAYFSEHDRRTSAVGAFDWPVPSQGVERSQRFTQQGRQWQHQIPVVFPRFVDIYAQAGVNEGYGRIEDNDAKTLRSTLKWALDSRSEIVQVATWNDWGEGTQIEPSHEFGYRDLEIIQSARRGRDAKFLSQESHLRFPFRLFQLRRSGKVDAESLDQVVRLIADGELDQALVALKSYSQDLSPGVSVE
- a CDS encoding proteasome-type protease — translated: MTFCVGIQVREGIVALADTRIVRGSEQVNKQKLAHFQHAHGALFTMTSGLRSVRDKTLVYVEETLRQTNPVQDRLYQFVNLFGDQLRRVKLEDGPSLSATGHAFNLHAIIGGCLTSDQQPQLFYVYPEGNWVEAAVDSPYFMIGRTYYGKPILDRLLTYETPLRSAIALALLAFDATRTSVTDVDWPIDIAVIAAGSRDPVIQRYTEADLQQTTQWWTQVLSDSLGSMPMQWADGLLPPSPPTQL
- a CDS encoding transglutaminase-like domain-containing protein, giving the protein MTQILVGSQLSYQVMQETTFLLHISASETSRQVIEHESLEFTPPLDVEICQVGQEGNRLHRIVVQPCELNITYQATVDLKPQVDQAINVGEMSASRMPGDVLPYLNPSRYCESDLLGRFAFEEFGQLDRGYSRVRAISDWVHRHLRYTSGSTNATTTAADVLLQRTGVCRDYAHLAIALCRGVGIPARYVAGYAVDLQPPDFHGFMEAFLDGRWYLFDPTKLAKTTQLIRIGTGRDAADVAFATISGNAVLTHKSVWANLFSDTTNSSGTDDGSAVSTA
- a CDS encoding Rpn family recombination-promoting nuclease/putative transposase, whose amino-acid sequence is MTFPNRILLMDQPPMAIGIDPKVAFAFKKLLGSRDHPEITIHFLNSVLGGDPLIKSVEILNPFNEKDFEDDKLSILDVKATDDQGRLLDIEMQTSLPGELANRLIFYAASQYVTQLREGARYANLMPSIGISVLDGILFQEVPDLHLDFRLRSQSPALTLSDALQVHLLELPKYTPPGDNIVVQDPLEQWVYFFRRAAYLTGDELTSRLVDPVFTEAARVLEMISRSPDDRALYEARLKLQRDEQSRLEAAEARGKEIGTEIGKEIGEARGRIQGKIQLLQGLLNEPESPADLLSTMSDEALTQLQASLQERLRSRG
- a CDS encoding lactate racemase domain-containing protein, encoding MQILPSFFRVRQHFQSRALPNVQQATIDAIANSPAASLIRPGQSVAIGVGSRGIANLQPIVATTVRCLRGLGADPFIVPAMGSHGGATAQGQVGVLGSLGVDEAFVQCQIRSSMDTVFLGETEGGIPLHIDANAAAADHVVLINRIKPHTRLTGTLQSGLCKMLMIGLGKHTGAAAFHHAFSAFDYQLDRVASEIVTTICQSINVAFGLALIEDAYDETAWIEAVPGDQFLQREPELLPKAIQWMPRLPFDKLDLLIVDQIGKEISGTGMDTNIIGRKANDKVAMPDEFPKIREIYVRSLTRSTAGNAAGIGIAEYTHQRVVDAMDRDKTRVNCLVSGHVTAGAIPVTFETDEAALLAARSQFGGTTDQIRWVRITDTLHLSEIQCSEALWDEIQSGGDRNDPCEVISEIQPLKFSDGELSP
- a CDS encoding sulfatase family protein → MRLLAVTFLILLSATTFAAERNVIFFITDDESPTLGCYGDTAAATPAIDAIAADGVLFRNAFATTASCSASRSVVMSGLHNHRNGQYGHQHHYHKFASFHDVVSLALPRVMSRAGYRTGHIGKYHVAPETVFQFDTYLKGNGRNAVEMADASKAFITANDDKPFFLYFGTADPHRGGGVDATSDSELKPNLFGNKPNRGSYPGVDEVFFDPADVIVPPFLPDTKETREELAQYYQSCARVDAGVARLVEILKAADLYDKTMIVFTSDHGMAFAGGKTTVYEGGLRVPFIVRDPYQKTRGVQTDAMISHVDITPSLLDFAGGLNTKKNCPKDMLDPDAFWKERDEAVKDNRNGNKAFRSYQGKSWMHVLADPEAEHHETIFASHTFHEIQMYYPMRVVRDKQYKLIWNIAHPLPFPFASDLWSASSWQAQLAKGNDAPYGEMTVGRYVQRPEFELYDMQADPNESNNLAESMGHKDVLQEYQDKLKTMQKELDDPWIMKWDYE